The Brachyspira hyodysenteriae ATCC 27164 genome includes a window with the following:
- a CDS encoding GntP family permease, with protein sequence MISYFVIAMLAISIIVVMVLTIKFKIHPFIAMLLVAIFLAFTLHVPSNNDTNYITEISALIGKGFGNALASVGIIIVLGSVIGNILEMSGAALKLGEIVLRIVGNSHPALAMNILGFIVSIPVFCDSGYLILTPLRKAVAKKSGASPVALSVALSTGLYASHALIPPTPGPAAVVNLFGLEAHLLTIIIVGLIVAIPTSLVGAIYGIFISKYIKKPNYPDKSPTYETLISDIGGLPPTWKALAPIVVPILLMAIGSIVRFDSFRVGSGIIKNIFIFLGEPSMALFIGFLFSLLLTHKFNKEEISMWIGDGIRSSGSILAIVGASGAFAEVLKSTELAKIIPELGHIFGSLNMGLILPFIMASALKIMLGSSTIAVVTVASLFAPLLGTLGFNTPISQILVLMSIGAGSMIASHANDSYFWIVVELSGLKINDAYKARTLATFVQGITALIIIMILAFLFR encoded by the coding sequence ATGATTAGTTATTTTGTAATAGCTATGTTGGCAATATCTATTATTGTCGTTATGGTTTTAACGATTAAATTTAAGATTCATCCATTTATAGCTATGCTGTTAGTGGCGATATTTCTAGCTTTTACACTTCATGTTCCATCTAATAATGATACTAATTACATAACAGAAATATCCGCTTTAATAGGAAAGGGTTTTGGTAATGCTCTTGCAAGTGTTGGTATAATAATAGTTTTGGGCAGTGTAATAGGTAATATATTAGAAATGTCAGGAGCTGCTTTAAAATTAGGAGAAATAGTATTAAGAATAGTAGGAAATTCTCATCCTGCATTGGCTATGAATATATTGGGTTTCATAGTATCAATACCTGTATTCTGTGATTCAGGATACTTAATACTTACACCTTTAAGAAAAGCAGTTGCTAAAAAAAGCGGTGCTTCTCCTGTGGCTTTATCTGTAGCTTTATCTACAGGACTTTACGCTTCTCATGCTTTAATTCCTCCAACTCCAGGACCTGCTGCAGTTGTAAATCTATTCGGACTTGAGGCTCATTTATTAACAATCATTATAGTTGGTTTAATAGTTGCCATTCCAACCTCTTTAGTTGGTGCAATATACGGAATATTTATATCAAAATATATAAAAAAACCTAATTATCCGGATAAATCACCTACTTATGAGACTCTAATAAGCGATATTGGAGGACTTCCTCCTACTTGGAAAGCTTTAGCTCCTATAGTAGTACCAATATTGTTAATGGCTATAGGAAGTATAGTTAGATTTGATTCTTTCAGAGTAGGCAGCGGAATCATCAAAAACATATTTATATTTTTGGGTGAACCATCTATGGCATTATTCATAGGTTTTCTATTCTCACTTTTATTAACTCATAAATTTAATAAAGAAGAAATATCTATGTGGATAGGTGATGGTATAAGATCATCAGGAAGTATATTGGCTATAGTTGGTGCCAGCGGCGCTTTTGCAGAAGTATTAAAATCTACTGAACTAGCTAAAATAATACCAGAATTAGGACATATATTCGGATCATTAAATATGGGACTAATATTACCATTTATTATGGCATCAGCATTAAAAATAATGTTAGGTTCTTCTACAATAGCAGTAGTTACTGTAGCATCACTTTTTGCTCCTTTATTAGGTACATTGGGATTTAATACTCCTATATCTCAGATATTAGTATTGATGTCAATAGGTGCAGGTTCTATGATAGCCTCACATGCCAATGATAGTTATTTCTGGATAGTTGTTGAATTATCCGGCTTAAAAATAAATGATGCATATAAAGCTAGAACTTTGGCAACTTTTGTACAGGGTATTACAGCATTAATTATTATAATGATACTTGCTTTTTTGTTCAGATAA
- the uvrA gene encoding excinuclease ABC subunit UvrA: protein MANNSIEIRGAKEHNLKNVSLSIPHKTLTTLTGVSGSGKSSLAFDTIFKEGQRRYLESLSAYARQFLGVMAKADVEHIEGLSPTISIDQKSVNKNPRSTVGTVTEIYDFFRLLFARLGVPYCSKCGHKISKQSEDQIAQSVLREFAEKRILVLAPIVRDRKGEYRKEIEEVKLAGYPRIRIDNIVYKFDEDEIPELKRYEKHTLEIVIDRIKVEDKYLSRITDDIERAIRITKGLVAFYEEHEKSEEVLETQTPESTEEDTKTKKKKIKMSKQFEIDKYYKLYTTERSCANCGHSIADIEPNLFSFNNPMGACTVCGGLGVEHVFTEKHIVKDENLNIYEGALSCFVDDHIGFDMEYGTDELEVIAKTYKIDLKKSWKDLTKTEKKYLLYGTDKEVKWRKRFWYHSKLVEERVPGILDRLKYDYETYKNSYYANFMDEVQCPKCKGKRINEDALSVKFNGKTIADFSSMTIEDLYDYFTKLKLKPNEEVIGAPIVKEIIYRLTFLVKVGLTYLTIERSSPTLSGGESQRIRLASQIGSGLEGVLYVLDEPSIGLHQSDNKKLIESLKTLRDKNNTVIVVEHDKETMEESDYLIDIGPNAGVNGGEVVGIGDYEEFIKSDRSYTAKYLRGDDDIEIPKQRREGNGKFLKVIGANQFNLKNIDVQFPLGVFIVVTGLSGSGKSTLVENILMRALHNHFYGKTLTPGSHERIEGLENIDKVIEVDQSPIGRTPRSNPATYTKVLSPIRDLFAATKLAKMRGYDKGRFSFNVKTGRCPTCEGAGVIELEMQFLSNVLVPCEECGGKRFNAETLDVKYKDKTIYDVLEMSVSEAIAFFDGITSITRILKIMEDIGLGYIKLGQPSTTLSGGEAQRIKLASELHKISTGNTLYILDEPTTGLHFEDIKKLLKALDGLVEKGNTVLVVEHNLDVIKCADHIIDMGPLSGDKGGRVVAEGKPEDIINVKESLTAKELKEILKPSKKKKENIKTEETKKEENTSLIIKGANKHNLKNISLTLPKNQINVITGVSGSGKTSLAFDTIFKEGQRRFVESLSTYARRFLGRFEDANVEKIEGLAPAIAIDQKNVSRNPRSTVATVTEIYDYFRLIFARLAKPHCPHCNDKDTLKAETPSILATEIIDTMDLHKLVIISPLYHSSFNHRFTFDDNDAKDIKKIIEKTREAGYVRMQINNNDYVIDDITEEDIKELSKEEIYSVGIVIDRIVVGKDKRARIADAIDRAMDLSNGVAHIKASHGIIVKESFHTKFPACLLHGILFDFEVTPRHFSFNSHWGYCEECKGLGSKPTFSIDLAIKDSTKPLFDGALDTAIHNMFSTPGKHYTDSLMRFLRRNGITKKDLYYTPFNELDQKVIDIFFFGGDYSVGNIITSWHSNNDVTSDDYSEWKDKSLGKFFIDEECDSCHGERLNEIIRSYTIENKNISQVCAMTVEEAIHFFDELPNLLSERENTISKEAIKEIRTRLSFLDKVGLGYLFLSRKYATLSGGEAQRIRLASQLGSKLTGVLYVLDEPTVGLHPRDTNHLLDTLKELRDLKNTLVIVEHDRDTMKAADNIVDMGPYAGAFGGEVVFQGKYDDILKDDNSLTGNYLSERKKVFEKTAVRNEETECIKLKNVSTNNLKNIDVDIPLKKIVVVTGVSGSGKSSLIIDTLYPALKKRRLNQYSKFESVEIPSIVSDTILVDQISIVGSIRSTLVSYSKVFDKIRNIFAKTPTAKAKAFAPGRFSYNGKEGRCNICEGKGIRKIAMHFLSDMEIVCEACGGKRYNDETLSVRFKSLNIAEVLELTVDEAIEFFDFDKSVTKTLSIMSEVGLGYIKLSQRLDTFSGGELQRLKLATELAKKQGDEHIVYILDEPTTGLHFDDVNKLLIALNKLVEKGHSVIIIEHNPDVIKAADYIIDLGLEGGSNGGEIIAKGTVEEILEMKKGYTWKYI, encoded by the coding sequence ATGGCTAATAATTCTATAGAAATAAGAGGTGCTAAAGAGCATAACCTTAAAAATGTATCACTTTCAATACCTCATAAAACCCTAACTACTTTAACAGGAGTATCAGGAAGCGGAAAAAGTTCTCTCGCATTCGATACTATTTTTAAAGAGGGACAAAGAAGATATTTAGAATCATTATCAGCTTATGCAAGACAGTTTTTAGGCGTTATGGCTAAGGCTGATGTTGAACATATTGAAGGACTATCCCCTACTATTTCTATAGACCAAAAAAGCGTAAATAAAAATCCTCGTTCTACTGTAGGTACAGTTACAGAAATCTATGACTTTTTTAGACTTCTTTTTGCAAGACTTGGGGTCCCTTACTGCTCTAAATGCGGACATAAAATTTCTAAACAAAGCGAAGACCAAATTGCACAAAGCGTATTAAGAGAATTTGCAGAGAAAAGAATTTTAGTGCTTGCCCCCATTGTAAGAGATAGAAAGGGAGAGTATAGAAAAGAAATTGAAGAAGTTAAACTTGCAGGATATCCTAGAATAAGAATTGATAATATAGTTTATAAATTCGATGAAGATGAAATTCCTGAATTAAAAAGATATGAGAAACATACTTTAGAAATAGTTATTGATAGAATAAAAGTTGAAGATAAATACTTGTCAAGAATTACTGATGATATTGAAAGAGCTATAAGAATAACAAAGGGGTTAGTAGCATTCTATGAAGAACATGAAAAAAGTGAGGAAGTACTAGAAACACAAACTCCTGAGAGTACTGAAGAAGATACAAAAACAAAAAAGAAAAAAATCAAAATGAGTAAACAGTTTGAAATAGATAAATATTATAAATTGTACACAACTGAAAGATCTTGTGCAAATTGCGGACACTCTATTGCAGATATTGAACCTAATTTATTTTCATTTAATAACCCTATGGGAGCATGTACAGTTTGCGGAGGTCTTGGAGTTGAGCATGTATTTACAGAGAAGCATATTGTAAAAGATGAGAATTTAAATATTTATGAAGGTGCTTTATCATGTTTTGTAGATGATCATATCGGTTTTGATATGGAATATGGTACTGATGAACTTGAAGTTATTGCTAAGACTTATAAAATAGATTTAAAAAAGTCTTGGAAAGATTTAACTAAAACAGAAAAGAAATATTTACTTTATGGTACTGATAAAGAAGTAAAATGGAGAAAAAGATTCTGGTATCATAGCAAACTTGTTGAAGAAAGAGTTCCCGGAATTTTAGACAGATTAAAATACGATTATGAAACTTATAAAAATAGTTATTATGCTAATTTTATGGACGAAGTTCAATGCCCTAAATGTAAAGGTAAAAGAATTAATGAAGATGCTTTGTCAGTAAAATTCAATGGAAAAACTATAGCTGATTTTTCTTCAATGACTATAGAAGATTTATATGATTATTTCACTAAATTAAAATTAAAACCAAATGAGGAAGTTATAGGTGCTCCTATAGTAAAAGAAATTATTTATAGATTAACATTTTTGGTTAAAGTTGGATTAACCTATTTAACAATAGAGCGTTCCTCTCCTACTCTTTCAGGAGGGGAATCTCAAAGAATAAGATTAGCCTCACAAATAGGAAGCGGGCTTGAAGGTGTATTATATGTACTTGATGAGCCTTCAATAGGTTTGCATCAATCAGACAATAAAAAATTAATTGAATCGTTAAAAACGTTAAGAGATAAAAATAATACTGTCATAGTTGTAGAGCATGATAAAGAAACTATGGAGGAATCAGATTATTTAATTGATATAGGTCCTAATGCCGGTGTTAATGGAGGTGAGGTTGTTGGCATTGGTGATTATGAAGAGTTTATAAAATCGGATAGATCTTACACTGCTAAATATTTACGCGGCGATGATGATATAGAAATTCCTAAACAAAGACGCGAAGGAAACGGAAAGTTTTTAAAAGTAATTGGAGCTAATCAATTTAATCTTAAGAATATAGATGTTCAATTTCCTTTGGGGGTATTTATTGTAGTTACAGGACTTTCTGGAAGCGGTAAATCTACTTTAGTTGAAAATATTTTAATGCGTGCTTTGCATAATCATTTTTATGGTAAGACTCTAACTCCGGGAAGTCATGAAAGAATAGAAGGACTTGAAAATATTGATAAGGTTATAGAAGTTGATCAATCTCCTATAGGAAGAACTCCAAGAAGCAACCCAGCAACTTATACAAAAGTTTTATCGCCTATAAGGGATTTATTTGCTGCTACTAAACTTGCCAAAATGAGAGGATATGATAAAGGAAGATTTTCATTCAATGTTAAAACAGGAAGATGTCCTACTTGTGAAGGTGCAGGAGTTATAGAATTAGAAATGCAGTTTCTTTCCAATGTATTAGTGCCTTGTGAAGAATGCGGCGGAAAGAGATTCAATGCAGAAACTTTAGATGTTAAATATAAAGACAAAACTATTTATGATGTTCTTGAAATGAGTGTCTCAGAAGCGATTGCTTTTTTTGACGGTATAACTTCTATTACAAGAATATTAAAAATAATGGAAGATATAGGACTTGGATATATAAAATTAGGTCAGCCATCAACTACTCTTTCAGGTGGTGAAGCTCAAAGGATAAAACTTGCAAGCGAACTTCATAAAATATCTACTGGAAACACTTTATATATATTAGATGAACCTACTACAGGACTTCATTTTGAAGATATAAAGAAATTATTAAAAGCATTAGATGGGCTTGTTGAAAAAGGCAATACTGTTTTAGTTGTAGAGCATAATTTGGACGTTATTAAATGTGCGGATCATATTATAGATATGGGGCCTTTAAGCGGAGATAAGGGAGGCAGAGTCGTTGCTGAGGGTAAGCCTGAAGATATAATTAATGTAAAAGAATCTCTCACAGCAAAAGAACTCAAAGAAATATTAAAGCCTTCAAAAAAGAAAAAAGAGAATATCAAAACAGAAGAAACAAAAAAAGAAGAAAATACTTCATTAATAATAAAAGGTGCTAATAAGCATAATCTTAAAAACATAAGTTTAACACTTCCTAAAAACCAAATCAATGTTATTACAGGAGTATCTGGAAGCGGAAAAACTTCTCTTGCATTCGATACTATATTTAAAGAAGGTCAAAGAAGATTTGTTGAATCGCTTTCTACTTATGCAAGAAGATTTTTAGGAAGATTTGAAGATGCTAATGTTGAAAAAATTGAAGGATTAGCTCCAGCCATTGCAATTGATCAGAAGAATGTAAGCAGGAATCCTCGCTCTACTGTGGCTACCGTTACAGAGATTTATGATTATTTCAGACTTATTTTTGCAAGGCTTGCTAAACCTCATTGTCCGCATTGTAATGATAAAGATACTTTAAAAGCTGAAACTCCTTCTATACTTGCAACTGAAATTATTGATACTATGGATTTGCATAAACTTGTTATAATATCACCTTTATATCATAGTTCATTTAATCATAGATTTACTTTTGATGATAATGATGCAAAAGATATTAAAAAGATTATAGAAAAAACCAGAGAAGCTGGATATGTAAGAATGCAGATCAACAATAATGATTATGTTATAGATGATATTACAGAAGAAGATATTAAAGAATTATCTAAAGAAGAAATATATTCTGTAGGTATAGTAATTGATAGAATTGTTGTTGGAAAGGATAAAAGAGCTAGGATTGCAGATGCTATTGACAGAGCAATGGATTTATCAAATGGAGTAGCACATATAAAGGCATCTCATGGAATAATAGTAAAAGAAAGTTTCCATACAAAATTTCCGGCCTGTTTGCTTCATGGAATTTTATTTGATTTTGAAGTTACGCCAAGACATTTTTCATTTAATTCACATTGGGGATATTGTGAGGAATGTAAAGGACTTGGAAGCAAACCTACATTTAGTATAGATTTAGCAATAAAAGACAGTACAAAACCATTATTTGATGGTGCATTAGATACTGCTATTCATAATATGTTTTCTACTCCGGGAAAGCATTATACAGATTCTTTAATGAGATTTTTAAGAAGAAATGGAATAACAAAAAAAGATTTATATTATACTCCTTTCAATGAATTAGATCAAAAAGTTATTGATATATTCTTTTTTGGAGGCGATTATTCTGTAGGAAATATCATAACTTCATGGCATTCTAATAATGATGTTACAAGTGATGATTATTCAGAATGGAAGGATAAATCACTTGGTAAATTTTTTATTGATGAGGAATGCGATTCATGTCATGGAGAAAGGTTAAATGAAATAATAAGATCTTACACTATAGAAAATAAAAATATAAGCCAAGTATGTGCAATGACAGTTGAAGAAGCTATTCATTTCTTTGATGAACTTCCAAATCTTTTAAGCGAGAGAGAAAATACTATATCAAAAGAAGCAATAAAAGAAATTAGAACAAGATTAAGTTTCTTAGATAAAGTAGGACTAGGATATTTATTCTTAAGCAGAAAATATGCAACACTTTCAGGCGGCGAGGCACAGAGAATAAGACTTGCTAGTCAATTAGGTTCTAAACTTACAGGGGTACTTTATGTATTAGATGAACCTACTGTAGGACTTCACCCAAGAGATACGAATCATTTGCTTGATACTTTAAAAGAATTAAGAGATTTAAAAAATACTCTTGTAATAGTAGAGCATGACAGGGATACTATGAAGGCTGCTGATAATATTGTAGATATGGGGCCTTATGCTGGTGCTTTTGGAGGCGAAGTAGTTTTCCAAGGTAAATACGATGATATATTAAAAGATGATAATTCACTTACAGGAAATTATTTAAGTGAGAGAAAAAAAGTATTTGAGAAAACTGCTGTAAGAAATGAAGAAACTGAATGCATAAAATTAAAAAATGTTTCAACAAACAATTTAAAAAATATTGATGTTGATATACCACTAAAAAAAATAGTAGTTGTTACAGGAGTATCAGGAAGCGGTAAGTCATCATTAATAATAGACACTCTCTACCCTGCTCTAAAAAAACGAAGACTTAATCAATATTCAAAATTTGAAAGCGTTGAAATACCTAGCATCGTTTCAGACACTATATTAGTTGATCAAATTTCAATAGTTGGTTCTATTAGAAGTACATTGGTAAGTTATAGTAAAGTGTTTGATAAAATAAGAAATATATTTGCTAAAACTCCTACAGCAAAAGCAAAGGCATTCGCACCTGGAAGATTTTCATATAACGGCAAAGAAGGAAGATGTAATATTTGCGAAGGTAAAGGAATAAGAAAAATTGCAATGCACTTCTTATCTGATATGGAGATTGTTTGTGAGGCTTGCGGAGGTAAAAGATACAATGACGAAACTTTATCTGTAAGATTCAAATCTTTAAACATAGCCGAAGTATTAGAATTAACAGTTGATGAGGCAATAGAGTTTTTTGACTTTGACAAATCAGTAACAAAAACACTTTCTATAATGAGTGAGGTTGGACTTGGTTATATAAAACTTTCTCAAAGGCTTGATACTTTCTCAGGCGGTGAATTACAGCGTTTGAAACTTGCTACAGAGTTAGCTAAAAAACAAGGCGATGAGCATATAGTATACATTTTAGATGAACCTACAACAGGGCTTCATTTTGATGATGTTAATAAACTTCTCATAGCTTTAAATAAATTAGTAGAGAAAGGACACAGTGTTATAATAATAGAACATAATCCTGATGTTATAAAAGCTGCCGACTATATAATCGATTTAGGATTAGAAGGCGGTAGTAATGGAGGAGAAATCATTGCTAAAGGTACTGTTGAAGAAATTCTAGAAATGAAAAAAGGCTACACTTGGAAGTATATTTAA
- a CDS encoding HPr family phosphocarrier protein has protein sequence MTLTNVVTIKSKNGMHLRPAGVLSQISSKNEYSNIGIFLLYNGVRADAKSVFNIMGLGAFQGANLILEIEYEDGMEETAKQAEKELVYFFEEGYIHAEVPEDD, from the coding sequence ATGACATTAACAAATGTAGTTACAATCAAAAGCAAAAACGGAATGCATTTAAGACCAGCAGGAGTTTTATCACAAATATCAAGTAAAAATGAATATTCAAATATAGGAATATTTTTACTTTATAATGGTGTAAGGGCTGATGCTAAAAGTGTATTTAATATTATGGGACTTGGAGCATTTCAGGGTGCAAATCTAATTTTAGAAATAGAATATGAAGATGGAATGGAAGAAACAGCTAAACAAGCAGAAAAAGAATTAGTATATTTCTTTGAAGAAGGATATATTCACGCTGAAGTTCCAGAAGATGATTAA
- the dut gene encoding dUTP diphosphatase: MLKIKIINKSSNPLPKYQTVGSSGLDLHANIDNPITLNKNDIVLVPTGLFIEIPEGYEAQIRSRSSLALKNGIFCLNSPATIDSDYRGELKIILASLTDIPFTINHGDRIAQMVFAKVEKVSFEEVDSLSDTQRGEGGFGSTNK; the protein is encoded by the coding sequence ATGCTTAAAATAAAAATTATTAATAAATCATCAAACCCTTTGCCTAAGTATCAAACAGTTGGTTCATCTGGGCTTGATTTACATGCGAATATAGATAATCCAATTACTTTAAATAAAAATGATATAGTATTAGTACCAACAGGACTTTTCATAGAAATACCAGAAGGTTATGAAGCACAAATTAGAAGCAGAAGTTCTTTGGCATTAAAAAACGGCATATTTTGTTTAAACTCACCAGCAACAATAGACAGCGATTATAGGGGAGAATTAAAAATAATATTAGCATCTTTAACTGATATTCCATTTACAATAAATCATGGTGACAGAATAGCTCAAATGGTTTTTGCTAAAGTTGAGAAAGTATCTTTTGAAGAAGTAGATTCTCTTTCTGATACTCAAAGAGGTGAAGGCGGATTTGGAAGTACAAATAAATAA